The Roseibium sp. Sym1 nucleotide sequence CCCGTGAAGGCGATCGCTTCCTTGGTGCATCCCGGAGTGTCGTCCTTGGGATAGAAATAGACGACCACGGGTTTTCCTATCAGGGCACTCAGACACACGCGTGCGCCGCCATTGCCCTCAAGATCGAAATCCGGTGCGATATCTCCGACTGTCAATTCCCCCATCATGCCTTCCTTCTGTCAAAGTTTGTGCGTTAATGCCGGTATCCGGCCGCTTATCGGCTTGCTGCTGTCGCTTTTCATGATGCTTTCGCAGTATCATGAATTGGCACGCTCGACTCGTTCAACGATGCCAAGGGTTAGCCCGGAGCCCCGTTTAGAATCAAACTGAAGCGCCTGCTATACGAAGCAGGCAGAAAAGTGGATTGACGTATTTGCCACAAGGCGGCGAAGCAGAAAAAACGGTTCGAGCAATGCCGCAGAAGCGCAAGCGCCTGCGACTGATTGCCGTTGCAGTCCTGCTTTGCATGGTGGCAGGAGTTGTTGCCTTGTTCGCGTCCGGGCCCGTGCGGGTCCCGATGCTCGGCAGTCTGCTCGCGCTTCAGGGAACACGCGGGCCTGTCACGCTTGAGATCGCGCAGGCCAGCCTCGACTTCACCGCGCCCGACGGAATCAATGTCCTTGTCGAAGGCGTGCAGGCGGACATCGACGGTCCGTCGCCCGTTCGCATCAGCCTGCCGAAGATATTGGCCCCGCTTGATCGTGACGCCCTCCTGTCCGGACGGGTCCATTTCTCCTGGCTTGACCTGGAAGAACCGCACGTGAAGGTGGTTCTGGACGGCCGGTCCGCCAAGGTTCCGGAGATGGAACCGCTCATGGAGGCTGTTGACCGTGTGAGCGATGTCATCGACGACCAGTTTGCCCGGCGCGCCCTGCGGTTCGTGCGCATCAGAAGCGCGTCCGTGGAACTTGCCGGCGCGTCCCCCAGGCGGTTCAAAGGCATAGACGCGGATATCTTTCGGGGAGATAACCGAACGATCCGGGCCTTTGCCAAGGTTTCCGGAAACGTTTCGACCTGGCGGATGGAATTGGCCCGCAGCGCTCCGGAGGATGCGCGGCAGAAAAATATCGGCGTCGTGGTCAACGGAATCACGCTTGCCGAATTGCTTGGGCCGGAGGCGCGTCTCGTACAGGGCAAGGGACTTGGCCTGCCCGCGTCGGCAAAGATCGAAAGCCGGCTCAGCAAGGACGGAAAGTTCCTCTCGGCCAATGCCGTTGCCCGCGTGCGCAACGGCTGGTTCCAGATGGGCAAGACGCTGGTTGCCTTTGACGATGCCGCCCTGTCGCTGGTGTTTCGGCGGGGACAAGGTGAAATCGAAATCACGCGGTCGCATGTCATTCGCGGCAACACGCGTGTCTTTTTCACTGGAGTGCTCGCGCCGGCGAAGGATGACAGCGGCGAATGGCAGATCAGCCTGGACACGGAACACCCCCAATTCGGGTCCTCCGACGTCGCGGAAGCGCCTCAGATGATGGACGGAATCCAGGTTCGAGGGCGTTTCGACCCACAAGACAGATTGTTGTCCGTCGACAGGTTTACGGCCAGGTCCGGCAAGGCGGTGGCGCATGGAGTGGCTTACCTGCAATTCACGCCCGAGGGACCGTATCTCGCGATCGCCGCGGAAGGTGAGCAGATCCCGGTGGCGCTTGCCAAGCAGCTCTGGCCGATCACGCTCGTGCCGCCGGCGCGGCGCTGGATCAACGAGCGGGTCAAGGCTGGCCTGATCGAGACCCTGTCCTATACCGGTGCAATTCGACCGCCCGCGTTTGATCACCGCGACCCCGACGCGGGCTGGTCGGGCGATGACATGCGCCTGGACATGACTTTCACCGGCGGTGCCGTGGCGCCGATCGGCGATGTGCCGGAGATTTCCGGAGCGAGCGGGACCATGACGGTGAGGGACGAGACGCTGACCGTTCATGCCACGGCGGCATCCGCAAAAGCTGCCACCGGCGGCATGGTGCAGGTGCCGGAAACGGTTTTCAAGATTTTCAATTTGCCGTTGAGAGAGGGCAAGATTGCCGCTCTCACCACCAGAATTGAAGGGGAAGCCCTGGACCTTGGAGACCTTGTCAACCGGGCGCCGTTCAAGGTCCTGGATCGCGCAGGGCTGGAAAAGGGCGGCGTCCAGGGGGAGGGGCAACTCGATATCGAGGCGCGTTTCCCGCTTGGCAAGCAGATCGACCTGACGGATGTCGACTGGCGGGCGACCGGAGAACTGAAGAATTTTACCGACACCAATCCGATCATGGGACACACCGTGGCCAAAGCTGATGTCTCCCTGGAAGCAAACCGGGAGCAGGTCGCGATCATAGGAAAGGGTGTTCTTGACGGTCTGCGCGCCGATATCGATCTCGTGGTGCCGCTGGGTGAGTCCGGGATCGCGGCGCGGCAGGATGTCGTGGTCAGCGTCACGGCGGAGCAGCTTAAGGACAAGGGCATCGACCTGACGGCCTTCCTCGACGGGGGCATGACGTTGAGCGTTGCCAAGGCGGGTGACGGTCAGGAGTTCGTCATTGACCTGAAACAGACGGAGATGCATCTGCTCGCCCTCGGCTGGCAGAAGGCAAAAGGGGTTCCGGCCACGGCGTCCTTCAAGCTTCTCGAGACGGATGGTCAACGCAAGGTCACGGACTTCAAGCTCGTTTCCGAAGGGGTGGATGTCACAGGTTACATGAACCTCTCCGCAGCCGGTGATCTGGTCAGGGCCGAATTCGATACGTTCAAGCTGCGTCCGGGCGACGATGTCGAGGTCGATATCCAGAGAGCCTCCGACGGCCGTTACGACATCATCTTTGCCGGGCCGTCCTTTGACAGCCGGGGCCTGATCCGCAGCTTGCGCAGCCCGGGCGGCAGCAAGGGGGCCGGAGACTTTTCGGGCGGCGCCAGGATCGCGGCGACAATCGACCGGGTGATCGGCTTCAACAACCAGTCCATCGACAAGTTCACCGGCCATGTCGAGACGGGGGCCAAGGGCCTGGTTTCCGCGGACCTGAAAGGGAAGGTAAACGACCGTTCCAATTTCGAATTTGTCGTCACCGAGCAGAACGGCACCCAGACCGCGAATGGACGCTTCGCCAACACGGGCGCGACACTTCGGTTCCTCGACCTCTACGAGCGCATGCGCGGGGGAACGGGATCGCTCAGCGTTGCCATGGCGGATGAAGACAGCTGGGTCGGCGATTTCAACGTGCGGTCCCTGCGCATCACCGAGGACCCGGCGATCAGGCGGATTCGCGAGCGTGACAACCGGTCCAATCTCAATCCTGACGGCTCGGTTGTCCGTGCCCGTGGCGAAACGGGAAGCGCTTCCTTTGACACGCTCGATATCAGTTTTTCCCGGGACGGCGACCTGATGACGATCAGCCGGGGGGCTTTAAGAGGCAACGCGCTTGGCGGTACGGTCAGCGGAACCGTCGACCTGGATCAGCAGACGCTGAACCTGACCGGCACGTTCGTTCCGATCTATGCGATCAACAACTTCTTTGCCAAGATCCCGCTTCTGGGATTTGCCCTTGGAGGCAATTCGGGTGAAGGCCTGATTGGCGTCACCTACCGGTTGTCGGGATCGGTGTCGGATCCGGACCTGTCGGTCAATCCGATTTCGGCGATCGCGCCGGGAATCTTCCGCAAGATGTTCGAATTTCAACCCAATTGAACGAAAAAGCCGGGCAGTGCCCGACTTCCTGGTCCTTGCGCTGAAAGGCAGCCGGTCAGACCGGTTTCAACAGCACGTGTTTCTTCTTGCCCAGGGACAGCTTGATGATGCCGTCATCCGTCAGATCGGCCGGGGTCAGCTGGCGCTTGTCGTTCTGTTCGCCCTTGTCGTTGACCCTGACGGCGCCGCCCTTGATGTTGCGGCGGACATCACCGTTGGAGGCACACAGGCCCGCGGTGACAAAAGCGGACAGCACGCCCAGTCCGGCCTCGAGATCCGCCGCGGCAATCTCGACTGTTGGCAGTCCTTCCGCCGACTGGCCTTCCTCAAACGCCTTGCGGGCGGTTTCTGCAGCAGCCTCTGCCTTGTCCCGGCCGTGGATCAGCGCGGTCGCCTCGGTTGCCAGGATCTTCTTCGCCTCGTTGACTTCGGAGCCCTGGAGGGCGGCCAGACGGGCAATCTCGTCCATGGGCAGAACCGTGAACAGTTTCAGGAACCGCTCGACATCGGCATCCTCGGTGTTGCGCCAGTACTGCCAGTAATCATAGGCCGACAGCTGTTCCTCGTTGAGCCAGACTGCGCCGGCGGCGGTCTTGCCCATCTTGGCACCGGAGGAGGTTGTCAGCAGCGGGGAGGTGAGCGCGAAGGCCTCGACCTCTTCCAGTCGGCGGACAAGGTCCGTACCGGACAGAATGTTGCCCCACTGGTCCGAGCCGCCCATCTGCAGGCGGCAGCCGGTGCGCCGGTAGAGTTCCAGGTAGTCGTAGCCCTGGAGCAGCATGTAGTTGAATTCGAGGAAGGACAGGTGTTGCTCGCGTTCCAGGCGCAAGCGGACCGAATCCCGCTGGATCATCTGGTTGACGGAGAAATGCCGGCCGATCTCGCGCAGGAAATCGACATAATTCAGCTTCAGGAGCCAGTCGGCATTGTCGAGCATCATGGCGTCGGTCGGTCCGTCGCCGAAGGTGAGCAGCTTCTCGAAAACCTTGCGGATGCCGGCCTTGTTCTCCTCGATGAGGTCCTCGGTCAGCATCTTGCGCGACTCGTCCTTGCCCGACGGGTCGCCGACACGGGTGGTGCCGCCGCCCATGAGGGCAATCGGCCGGTGGCCGGTCTTCTGGAACCAGTGCAGCATCATGATCGGCACGAGCGAACCGGCATGAAGGCTCGGTGCCGTGCAATCGAATCCGATATAGGCGGTCACTGTTTCCCTTGCACACAGGTCGTCGAGGCCCTTCGGGTCCGAGATCTGATGAATGAAACCGCGCTCGGTGAGAACGTTTAGAAAGTCCGATTTGAACTCGCTCATGCCTGCCTGTCCGTTGTTTTTGCCTGGTGGCCTACTTGGCGAAGTGCTCTAGCGCGTGCAGCCGGGCTTGTAAATTGCTGCGGATCGGAAAACAGGAGGCTCTGCTTCAGTTCGCTGTTGGAACCGTGATGGACGGCGAGGTTTCAAGCGGAGCCTGGGATCAGGTCAAAACGAAATCGGCACAAAGATGCTCGTAACAAAGCCCGCCGCGGCCAGAATGGCGAAGGAGACCACGATCAGCACGATCTGCACGGGAAGGGACAGTTTCCGCATTTCCATTTTGCCGTGTCCTGCGTGCATTGTCCCTTCGGAGCCGTGATGCTGCATGTTGCCTGTCATGCCTTCATGCAGCGCGGCTTCAGGTGACCTGTGCCCGAGATCCAGGGCATCCTTGCCGGGCAGGGTCATGCAGCCATGCTTGAGGTGCGAAGCGACCAGCCAGTGGTTGACCGGGTACGCCGCCGCGAGGCCGACGATCGAGGCAAGGCTCATCCGGAACCAGAATTCAGCCGCCAGAGGGTCTTCCGAGTCCGGCCAAAAGCTGCTCAGGATTATCATGGTCGGCAGCATGCCGGCCATGACGCAGTTCATGGACACGGTTTCCGCGAAGAAGGTCTTTCGGACGGCCTTCCAATAGTCGCCTTCAAACATGCCGCGCATCATCAGGGCCTGGAAAATGAACAGGCCGCAGACGAAGCCGGCGCCATATTCAAGCACAGCGTCCCAGCCGTTTGTCAGCCCGAGCAGGGGAACTATGGCGGCCGCGATCACGATGCCGGTGGCGTCTCCCGCAAGGCAATGCATCTCGCTGTTGATGGCCTGTTTCCAGGTCCTGTTGGTGAAACGGTCGTGCCCTCCGGGAAAAGGGCGCCGGCAAGTCAACAGGTAGAGGAAACACCCGACCGGCCCGGTATAGGCGACAACCAGTATCCAGGCGAGCCGCTGCACCCAACTGGTGACGCCGTTGGCGAGGGAATCCCACAGAACAAAAATCAGGCTGGCCGCCGTCAGGGCGAACCAGACAATCATGGCACCTTGCAACATCTGTTTCTCCCCGGATCTGCCGGCCGGTGACGCCGACGGTACAGTGCGTTCAGCTGTCTTCAGGCGCGGTCTGCGTCAGGAGTCTCGCACCTTGATGCAGAGAAACTTCAGTTCGCTTTGCTCCCAGGCGAGCCGCATCCCGTCGGAAAGCGTGCGCGGCACCGCTTCCGAAAGCGCCGCCTCACATGCGTCTTCACTTTCAAACGTTCCCTGATCCGCCACGGCCCAGGAATTGGGGCCCGAGAGCAATTGTATGGAAACGGCCATGATCACCCACATGGGAAACTCCCTTTAATCCCTTCGCCCAGACACGCTCCGGTCCCTTCCTAGCACAACCATGGGAAAGTGACCCAACGTGATTACGGTCACAGTGGGCGTCTTCGTCATTGTGTAGGTTACTTTCATCAGCGGTGAGGATCCCGCTGTCAACCAACAGAGAGGACCCGATATGTTCCGCAAGTTTGCAATCGCCACCGTCGCCGTCGCCACACTGGCAACCGCTGCCGTCACCATCGCTCCGAATGAAGCCCACGCCAAGAACCGCCGCGCAGGCGCAATCGCGGCCGGTGCCATCATCGGTCTTGCCGCCGGCGCCATCATCGCCAACCAGGCCCGCCCGCGCTACTATGCGCCCGTGCGCTGCAGCTATCGGCCGGTGACCCGCTGGGACCCCTATTACGGCCGTCACGTGGTCGTCGCGCACCGCAAGGTCTGCTACTGATCCTGCTGTCATGCACCGATAACGAATTGGCCTCCTTCGGGAGGCTTTTTCGTTTGCATGAACGACAATCCATCCTATCAAAACGGGCTCAGGTCTCTCTTTCCAGGTGCCCCATGTCCGCAAAGCCTCTCTCACCGTCCAGATCCGCGGGCCTTGTCTGCGGTTCGCTTCGAGCCGGTCCGAGCAATTCCATTTCCGACGTTGACGGGATCACCGTCGGTCACTGCACCTTGGACAAGGGAAGTCTCAGAACCGGATTTACCGCAATCCTGCCTCATCAGGGCAATCTCTTCCGCGACAAGCCGGTTGCGGCGGTTGAGGTGATCAACGGTTTCGGCAAGAGCGCCGGCCTTGTTCAGGTCGACGAACTGGGCACGCTCGAGACGCCGATCCTCTTGACCAACACCTTTGGCGTCGGGACAGGCGTCAATGTCCTGATCAGACGGGCTGTTTCTGAAAACCCGGAGATCGGCCGCTCGACCGGCACCGTCAATCCTGTTGTCCTTGAATGCAATGACGGTTATTTGAGCGACATTCAGGCGATGGCCCTTTCGGAGGAGGATGCTGAGACCGCTCTTGCGGCGGCTTCACCGGACTTTGAACAGGGCAGTGTCGGCGCAGGGACCGGCATGAGCGCGTTCGGTTTCAAGGGCGGCATCGGCACCGCCTCCCGCATATTCGAGCTGGATGGCCGCGTGTTCTCGCTCGGGGCCCTGGTTCTGGCCAATTTCGGAAGGCCAGGCGACTTGATCCTGCCGGACGGACGCAGGGCGCATCCCAAGGGAGAGAGGCAAGGCGAAGAGCGCGGCTCGGTGATCGTCGTTCTGGCCACGGACGTTTCCCTAGAAAGCCGCCAGCTGAAACGGATTGCAAGACGTGCCGGCGCCGGCCTTGCCAGGCTCGGAGCCTTTTATGGCAATGGCAGCGGTGATATCGCCCTGGCATTTTCAACCGGGCGGCGGCTGCCTCATTTTGGGGAGTGCGATTTCATCGCTTGCGATATTCTTAAGGAGGGCAGGATCGATGTCCTGTTCCAGGCTGCCGCCGAGACCACCCAGGAAGCCGTTCTGAACGCGATGATCGCCGCGCCCGCCATGCGCGGCTGGCGGCGGAGCAAGCGGCCCTCGCTCGCAGACTGGCTCGAAGAGAACGGGCGGTGCTGAAGGCAGGCTTCGGCAAAAGGGCCTTGTCCGGGCCGCAAAAGCCGACAGGAGAGCGGCAAGGTTCCAACGGCAAAAGAGCCAACAAGGATCTCCGGTCAATTGAAGCGACCGCCTTTGGTTGTCGTCTTTTCGGAATACCTACTTTCGAGGGTGGGAAAAGCTTGTGCCGGCCGGTCTTTCAAGATCTCTGATCCCGTTTTTCCGTTTTCCGGTCCAGTGATGACTTGAAAGACGCGGTCGACATGTTGCATGACAGGAGCCTGTGGCCTGTTGAAACCGAGAGCCGGTTTCCTTCGCCAAGGGTACGCATCCGGCCGGGTTTGGAGACAGGAGATTGAGATCAAAAAGGAATTGAAGCGTCTGGTCTTCTATTTTCCAGGCTATGATCTGCGTCCTGCACGTCAAACCTTCCACCTTATCCGCACGGAATTCGAAAGCTTTCTGAACATCAGAAACGTCGACGGTGCCCTAAGCCCTCTCACCGAGAGCCTGGAACCCGGCGGATCCACGGTCACCTGGAACGGCCAGGTGACATGGCCGGACGGCAAGGTCGAGACACGTTTCGTGCAACTGGGCTGGCGGGATATCATCAAGCCCGACTTTCAACGGTCGTGGCCGCGTACCCTGTTCGATGCCGTCGCATCCATTTTCAGATACGCCCGCGCCGGCGGCTATCAGGCTGTCTTCCGAAGCAACTGGGCGCACGGGATATTCTGTCTATACCCGGCCGTCGGACTTCTTCTCTACGCGATGGCCTGTCTGGTGCCGCCGGTTCTCATGGCTTCCACCGTCCTGCGCGGTATGGCGGCTTTGGTGCCGCAAGAATATGCGGGTCTCGTCTCCTGGACCGTTCTGCTCGGAGGCAGCGCACTGTGGATGGCGGCGGTCCATATGCTGGTGTCCTGGCTGGAGCCAAGATCCTATTTCCGTTATCTGGTCAACAGCTGGCACTTCATTGCCCGGCTCGCGCGACACGATCATGCCAGCATGCTGGCGCGGATCGAGGAGTGCGCCGA carries:
- the tyrS gene encoding tyrosine--tRNA ligase, whose product is MSEFKSDFLNVLTERGFIHQISDPKGLDDLCARETVTAYIGFDCTAPSLHAGSLVPIMMLHWFQKTGHRPIALMGGGTTRVGDPSGKDESRKMLTEDLIEENKAGIRKVFEKLLTFGDGPTDAMMLDNADWLLKLNYVDFLREIGRHFSVNQMIQRDSVRLRLEREQHLSFLEFNYMLLQGYDYLELYRRTGCRLQMGGSDQWGNILSGTDLVRRLEEVEAFALTSPLLTTSSGAKMGKTAAGAVWLNEEQLSAYDYWQYWRNTEDADVERFLKLFTVLPMDEIARLAALQGSEVNEAKKILATEATALIHGRDKAEAAAETARKAFEEGQSAEGLPTVEIAAADLEAGLGVLSAFVTAGLCASNGDVRRNIKGGAVRVNDKGEQNDKRQLTPADLTDDGIIKLSLGKKKHVLLKPV
- a CDS encoding tyrosyl-tRNA synthetase; this translates as MFRKFAIATVAVATLATAAVTIAPNEAHAKNRRAGAIAAGAIIGLAAGAIIANQARPRYYAPVRCSYRPVTRWDPYYGRHVVVAHRKVCY
- a CDS encoding DUF4396 domain-containing protein, which gives rise to MLQGAMIVWFALTAASLIFVLWDSLANGVTSWVQRLAWILVVAYTGPVGCFLYLLTCRRPFPGGHDRFTNRTWKQAINSEMHCLAGDATGIVIAAAIVPLLGLTNGWDAVLEYGAGFVCGLFIFQALMMRGMFEGDYWKAVRKTFFAETVSMNCVMAGMLPTMIILSSFWPDSEDPLAAEFWFRMSLASIVGLAAAYPVNHWLVASHLKHGCMTLPGKDALDLGHRSPEAALHEGMTGNMQHHGSEGTMHAGHGKMEMRKLSLPVQIVLIVVSFAILAAAGFVTSIFVPISF
- a CDS encoding AsmA-like C-terminal domain-containing protein, yielding MPQKRKRLRLIAVAVLLCMVAGVVALFASGPVRVPMLGSLLALQGTRGPVTLEIAQASLDFTAPDGINVLVEGVQADIDGPSPVRISLPKILAPLDRDALLSGRVHFSWLDLEEPHVKVVLDGRSAKVPEMEPLMEAVDRVSDVIDDQFARRALRFVRIRSASVELAGASPRRFKGIDADIFRGDNRTIRAFAKVSGNVSTWRMELARSAPEDARQKNIGVVVNGITLAELLGPEARLVQGKGLGLPASAKIESRLSKDGKFLSANAVARVRNGWFQMGKTLVAFDDAALSLVFRRGQGEIEITRSHVIRGNTRVFFTGVLAPAKDDSGEWQISLDTEHPQFGSSDVAEAPQMMDGIQVRGRFDPQDRLLSVDRFTARSGKAVAHGVAYLQFTPEGPYLAIAAEGEQIPVALAKQLWPITLVPPARRWINERVKAGLIETLSYTGAIRPPAFDHRDPDAGWSGDDMRLDMTFTGGAVAPIGDVPEISGASGTMTVRDETLTVHATAASAKAATGGMVQVPETVFKIFNLPLREGKIAALTTRIEGEALDLGDLVNRAPFKVLDRAGLEKGGVQGEGQLDIEARFPLGKQIDLTDVDWRATGELKNFTDTNPIMGHTVAKADVSLEANREQVAIIGKGVLDGLRADIDLVVPLGESGIAARQDVVVSVTAEQLKDKGIDLTAFLDGGMTLSVAKAGDGQEFVIDLKQTEMHLLALGWQKAKGVPATASFKLLETDGQRKVTDFKLVSEGVDVTGYMNLSAAGDLVRAEFDTFKLRPGDDVEVDIQRASDGRYDIIFAGPSFDSRGLIRSLRSPGGSKGAGDFSGGARIAATIDRVIGFNNQSIDKFTGHVETGAKGLVSADLKGKVNDRSNFEFVVTEQNGTQTANGRFANTGATLRFLDLYERMRGGTGSLSVAMADEDSWVGDFNVRSLRITEDPAIRRIRERDNRSNLNPDGSVVRARGETGSASFDTLDISFSRDGDLMTISRGALRGNALGGTVSGTVDLDQQTLNLTGTFVPIYAINNFFAKIPLLGFALGGNSGEGLIGVTYRLSGSVSDPDLSVNPISAIAPGIFRKMFEFQPN
- a CDS encoding DmpA family aminopeptidase, producing MSAKPLSPSRSAGLVCGSLRAGPSNSISDVDGITVGHCTLDKGSLRTGFTAILPHQGNLFRDKPVAAVEVINGFGKSAGLVQVDELGTLETPILLTNTFGVGTGVNVLIRRAVSENPEIGRSTGTVNPVVLECNDGYLSDIQAMALSEEDAETALAAASPDFEQGSVGAGTGMSAFGFKGGIGTASRIFELDGRVFSLGALVLANFGRPGDLILPDGRRAHPKGERQGEERGSVIVVLATDVSLESRQLKRIARRAGAGLARLGAFYGNGSGDIALAFSTGRRLPHFGECDFIACDILKEGRIDVLFQAAAETTQEAVLNAMIAAPAMRGWRRSKRPSLADWLEENGRC